One Paenibacillus sp. FSL H7-0737 DNA segment encodes these proteins:
- a CDS encoding glucose-1-phosphate adenylyltransferase: protein MNNKKDCIAMLLAGGEGRRLAPLTSSMAKPAVPFGGQYKIIDFPLSNCVNSKIDTVGVLTQYEAESLHEHIGEGEPWGLHSQKDKGVTLLPSGVEGRDSYTGTADAIYKNIEYIDSRNPEHVLILSGDHIYHMNYRKMLDYHVEKAAKATISVMEVPWDEASRFGVMNVNDELKISEFAEKPKVPKSNLASMGIYLFEWAYLKEHLLRDAANPNSSHDFGKDVIPTMLDQNDDLFAYRFKGYWRDVGTVGSLWEAHMDLLQKNNGMKLDKAHWPMYSRSRRTKLAVHKARVQIPSTDSLVNEFCTQEGSLQRSVIFNGVEIGKMSQIKQSVIMPGVRIGRGVQIENAIIGEGAIIKDGAVVKGSINNIVVVGPNETVAPKPAVRNQPSRLFQDVYEKTGRLREVLPS from the coding sequence ATGAATAACAAAAAAGATTGTATCGCCATGCTCTTGGCAGGAGGGGAAGGCCGCAGATTGGCTCCCTTGACTTCCAGTATGGCTAAGCCTGCAGTCCCTTTCGGTGGACAGTATAAAATTATTGATTTCCCACTAAGTAATTGTGTAAATTCTAAAATTGATACAGTAGGTGTCCTGACGCAATATGAAGCTGAATCCTTACATGAACACATCGGTGAAGGTGAACCTTGGGGTTTACATAGTCAAAAGGATAAAGGTGTAACCCTGCTTCCTTCCGGTGTTGAAGGCAGAGACAGCTATACAGGAACTGCTGATGCGATTTATAAGAATATTGAGTATATCGATAGCCGTAATCCAGAACATGTTCTCATTCTATCCGGTGATCATATTTACCATATGAATTACCGGAAAATGTTGGATTACCATGTAGAGAAGGCTGCAAAAGCCACCATCTCCGTAATGGAGGTTCCTTGGGATGAAGCTAGTCGTTTTGGAGTGATGAACGTAAATGATGAACTAAAAATCTCTGAGTTTGCGGAAAAACCCAAAGTACCTAAAAGTAATTTAGCTTCTATGGGTATATATCTGTTTGAGTGGGCTTATCTGAAGGAGCACTTGTTGCGGGATGCAGCTAATCCTAATTCCAGTCATGACTTTGGTAAAGACGTTATACCAACGATGCTTGATCAGAATGATGATTTATTCGCTTACCGCTTCAAAGGATACTGGAGAGATGTAGGTACTGTGGGTAGTCTCTGGGAAGCACATATGGATCTTCTGCAAAAAAACAATGGCATGAAGCTCGACAAAGCTCATTGGCCGATGTATAGCCGGAGTCGCCGGACTAAGCTTGCTGTTCATAAAGCACGTGTTCAGATTCCATCAACGGACTCTCTCGTGAATGAATTCTGCACGCAAGAAGGCAGCTTGCAACGTTCTGTAATCTTCAATGGTGTGGAAATTGGCAAAATGAGCCAAATTAAACAAAGCGTTATTATGCCTGGCGTTCGCATTGGACGTGGAGTACAGATCGAAAATGCCATTATTGGCGAAGGCGCCATTATTAAGGATGGTGCTGTCGTCAAGGGAAGTATTAATAATATTGTAGTTGTTGGACCTAATGAGACCGTAGCTCCTAAGCCAGCGGTTCGAAATCAACCCTCCCGTCTGTTTCAGGATGTTTATGAGAAGACAGGACGTCTACGGGAAGTTCTCCCTTCATAA
- a CDS encoding GNAT family N-acetyltransferase: protein MEVWGNSIRIVRGEPDRTGDILRLLQEAANWMERNGIKQWTPGQFNENDITGYFTDRHVYLAIDDEAVVGMFTLQFSDPQYWGSKNDESYAYLHRLAVAGSHRSQGLGQHMLKYAAVRAKELGCRGLRFDTVAHNIKLNRYYQSMGFHYMGTNDMGNGRLVNLYEHFEEQPDSDRLILRFISESDFEHLKRWSVSPEYLKQWAGPSLTFPLDDDQLTKYLDGANHPANSDRLIFCAVHEATQQVVGHISFSAIDRANRSARIGRVVVDTDYQGRGFGTRMMNEMLRIGFESLDLHRISLGAFAFNTVALKTYEALGFKREGVERESALFGEQYVDCVEMSILDREWLALHES, encoded by the coding sequence ATGGAAGTATGGGGGAATTCGATTAGGATCGTTCGTGGAGAACCTGATCGGACTGGTGATATCTTGAGGCTGCTGCAGGAAGCAGCAAATTGGATGGAACGAAATGGGATTAAGCAATGGACCCCCGGCCAATTTAACGAGAATGATATCACAGGCTATTTCACTGATAGGCATGTTTATCTTGCGATTGACGATGAAGCAGTAGTTGGAATGTTCACATTACAATTCAGTGATCCTCAATACTGGGGAAGCAAAAACGATGAGTCTTATGCATATTTGCATAGATTAGCTGTAGCGGGTTCACACCGCAGTCAGGGACTTGGTCAGCATATGCTTAAATATGCTGCGGTGCGAGCCAAAGAACTTGGCTGCAGAGGACTCAGATTTGATACAGTCGCACATAACATTAAACTCAATCGTTATTATCAGAGCATGGGTTTTCATTACATGGGTACTAACGATATGGGAAATGGTCGTTTAGTGAACCTGTATGAGCATTTTGAGGAACAACCTGATTCCGATCGTCTGATTCTTAGATTTATTTCTGAATCGGACTTTGAGCACCTGAAACGATGGAGTGTCTCACCTGAGTATCTGAAGCAATGGGCTGGACCTTCACTAACTTTTCCTCTTGACGATGACCAGCTTACTAAGTATTTAGATGGGGCTAATCATCCAGCGAATTCTGATCGCCTTATTTTCTGTGCGGTGCATGAAGCTACTCAGCAGGTCGTGGGACACATCAGTTTTTCAGCCATAGACCGGGCGAATCGATCTGCACGTATTGGCAGAGTAGTAGTAGATACTGATTATCAGGGCAGAGGCTTTGGAACAAGGATGATGAATGAAATGCTCCGGATCGGATTTGAGAGCTTGGATCTGCATCGTATTTCTCTGGGAGCTTTTGCTTTCAACACCGTTGCCCTGAAAACCTATGAAGCATTGGGCTTTAAGCGGGAGGGTGTAGAGCGCGAATCAGCGCTGTTTGGGGAGCAATATGTAGATTGTGTGGAAATGAGCATTTTAGATCGAGAATGGTTAGCGCTCCATGAATCATAA
- a CDS encoding sensor histidine kinase, protein MIKKGMRRQIVLHYILVVFLALLLVEVIFLLAIRTYYYDSVYSKMKNHITTAESFFHKYELDGDNNSNQLQVLLDRFELPNTELEVLTMNGDMITSSTGFQPDRTITTSDVPEAVGGSIGRWVGRQSGTNESVMAVSKMLQVHGRDTYILRYLTSLEGINNDLLNLTLLSIGIGAAVMAVVIVFSFGLANSIVKPLNNITAVSAQMAKGRFNVRIKGNYKFEIGDLASTLNYMAQEIVRSNQIKDDFISSISHELRTPLTSIKGWSETLVSGGYDPEETKLGVSIISKESERLIGLVEEILDFSKLQQNQMKLSIGIVDVKVLLQETILNIWAKAEKKRIHLLLECEDGIYVKGDANRLKQVFLNLVDNAVKFSHEESSIELSAKRISATETAIMVRDSGIGISEAHISRVKDRFFQVDALNGGTGLGLAISQQIVELHHGKLEMESELGSGTEVTVILPLTEKLPEVNSDHVAQITATLPESDV, encoded by the coding sequence ATGATTAAGAAGGGGATGCGCAGACAAATTGTTCTACACTACATTCTTGTAGTTTTTTTGGCGCTTCTCCTCGTAGAAGTTATCTTCCTGCTTGCCATCAGAACGTATTATTATGACAGTGTATATAGCAAGATGAAAAATCACATTACCACGGCAGAGTCGTTTTTTCATAAATACGAGCTAGATGGCGATAACAACTCGAATCAGCTGCAAGTACTGCTGGATAGATTTGAGCTGCCCAATACAGAGCTAGAAGTATTGACCATGAATGGTGACATGATTACCAGTTCGACCGGTTTTCAGCCTGATCGTACGATTACAACTAGTGACGTCCCTGAAGCGGTAGGGGGCAGCATTGGCCGCTGGGTAGGACGCCAGAGTGGTACTAACGAGAGTGTTATGGCTGTGTCCAAGATGCTGCAGGTTCACGGACGTGATACGTATATTCTTAGATATCTTACTTCACTTGAGGGTATCAACAACGATTTGCTTAATCTTACGTTACTGTCAATTGGTATAGGTGCAGCTGTTATGGCTGTAGTTATCGTGTTCAGCTTCGGACTTGCCAATTCAATCGTAAAGCCGCTCAATAACATTACGGCGGTATCAGCCCAAATGGCTAAGGGTAGATTTAATGTGCGGATTAAGGGGAATTACAAATTTGAGATTGGTGATTTGGCTTCAACGCTGAATTATATGGCTCAGGAAATTGTGCGCAGTAATCAGATTAAGGATGATTTCATCTCGTCCATTTCACATGAGCTTCGGACACCCCTTACTAGTATCAAGGGCTGGAGTGAAACCTTGGTCTCTGGTGGCTATGATCCGGAGGAGACGAAGCTTGGAGTCAGCATCATTTCCAAAGAAAGTGAACGCTTGATTGGTTTAGTAGAGGAGATTCTAGACTTTTCAAAGCTGCAGCAGAACCAAATGAAGCTGTCCATTGGGATTGTTGACGTGAAAGTGTTACTTCAGGAGACTATACTTAATATTTGGGCCAAGGCGGAGAAGAAACGGATTCACTTGCTTCTTGAATGTGAAGACGGGATCTATGTTAAAGGGGATGCCAATCGTCTAAAACAAGTTTTCTTGAATCTGGTAGACAATGCCGTGAAGTTTTCACATGAGGAGTCCAGTATAGAATTGTCTGCGAAGAGAATTTCGGCTACAGAGACTGCTATCATGGTTCGTGATAGTGGGATTGGGATTAGTGAAGCACATATCTCCAGAGTGAAAGACCGTTTCTTTCAAGTGGATGCGTTGAACGGGGGAACGGGCTTAGGTCTAGCCATCTCACAACAAATCGTGGAACTTCACCATGGGAAGCTTGAAATGGAAAGTGAGCTAGGTAGTGGAACTGAAGTTACCGTAATCTTGCCACTTACTGAGAAGCTGCCTGAAGTCAATTCAGATCATGTAGCACAAATAACAGCTACCTTACCTGAATCAGATGTCTAG
- a CDS encoding response regulator transcription factor gives MSKVLILEDEESIRSFIVINLKRNGFEVIEAADGHEALHKLTTIPDIDIALLDVMVPGIDGFEVCRRVRETNERLGIIFLTAKVQEQDKVYALSVGADDHVSKPFSPTELIARIQSLLRRVNVHREQSAKVSFVSGPFTLDLISKHFKRDNEAIELTPTEFSLIQFFLEKENTPLSRDLLLDHVWGKEYMGDPKIVDVNIRRLRQKIENNPSEPEFLQTVWGHGYRWKGQVQ, from the coding sequence ATGAGTAAAGTACTGATACTGGAAGATGAGGAGTCCATTCGTAGTTTTATTGTCATTAACTTGAAGCGTAATGGGTTCGAAGTGATAGAGGCTGCGGATGGGCATGAAGCTCTTCACAAGTTAACCACGATCCCTGATATTGATATCGCTCTGTTGGATGTAATGGTTCCGGGTATTGATGGATTTGAAGTATGTAGACGGGTCAGAGAAACCAATGAGCGTTTGGGTATTATTTTTCTGACAGCCAAGGTTCAAGAGCAAGATAAAGTGTATGCATTGTCTGTAGGAGCGGATGACCATGTTAGCAAGCCATTCAGCCCCACAGAACTGATTGCTCGAATTCAATCTTTGCTGCGCCGAGTGAACGTTCATCGTGAACAGTCAGCGAAAGTTTCATTCGTTTCAGGGCCATTTACCTTGGATCTTATTTCCAAACATTTTAAACGTGATAATGAAGCGATTGAACTGACGCCAACGGAATTTTCGTTGATTCAATTCTTCCTCGAAAAAGAAAATACACCGCTCAGCCGCGATCTTCTGCTGGATCATGTGTGGGGCAAGGAGTATATGGGTGATCCCAAAATTGTGGATGTGAATATTCGTCGTTTGCGTCAAAAAATAGAGAATAATCCGTCAGAGCCAGAATTTTTGCAAACGGTATGGGGACACGGATATAGATGGAAAGGCCAAGTACAATGA
- a CDS encoding phosphonate ABC transporter ATP-binding protein, which translates to MITVEHLAKAVGEDKNPVLQDIGFQLEPGEFVAILGASGSGKTTLLRCLALREKWDRGNFRVDGTDIMASAFTGKRKIRREWAYLEQNAELNPNRTALKNVLIGQSSQTPLWRMVTGMVRSDDYMGAMDELDALGLLDKAKMKTSQLSGGERQRVAIARALTHGAKVILADEPVTGLDPKSAESVLETLRNLCKETGLTVVTVLPIELAERFATRLWVLEDGRIKHDIKGRRLTFQERTNL; encoded by the coding sequence ATGATCACAGTTGAACACTTAGCCAAGGCAGTTGGGGAAGATAAGAATCCAGTTCTACAGGATATAGGGTTTCAATTAGAACCGGGTGAGTTCGTAGCAATACTTGGAGCTAGCGGTAGCGGTAAGACCACTTTACTGCGCTGTTTAGCGCTGCGTGAGAAGTGGGATAGAGGGAATTTTAGAGTGGACGGTACAGATATAATGGCGAGTGCCTTTACAGGTAAAAGAAAAATCCGCCGCGAGTGGGCATACCTGGAGCAGAATGCAGAGCTCAATCCTAACCGTACTGCATTGAAAAATGTACTGATCGGCCAGTCTTCACAAACGCCGTTATGGCGAATGGTCACTGGGATGGTACGTTCAGATGATTATATGGGTGCAATGGATGAACTGGACGCCCTTGGCCTCCTGGATAAGGCGAAGATGAAGACAAGTCAACTTAGTGGCGGAGAAAGGCAGCGTGTAGCGATTGCTAGAGCGTTGACTCACGGTGCTAAAGTGATTTTAGCGGATGAACCGGTTACGGGATTAGATCCTAAATCCGCGGAGAGTGTCTTGGAAACATTGCGGAATCTGTGTAAAGAAACCGGTCTTACGGTTGTAACGGTGTTACCGATTGAATTAGCGGAACGTTTTGCTACGCGTCTATGGGTACTAGAAGATGGCAGAATTAAGCATGATATAAAGGGGCGTAGATTAACGTTCCAAGAACGTACAAATCTTTAA
- a CDS encoding MFS transporter: protein MRSNSKMNFMILITATIAAGLSQGMLLPVLSILLEQKGVSSSLNGLNAAALYIGSFGMTLIAERVLGAIGFKKLIAGGISLVLVSLLLFPFFPGIKIWFVLRLLVGVGDAAINYAAQLWVLLMTPAEHRGRNLSLYGMSYGLGFSLGPLGISLLRFGQATPFIVLAFLFLLVLILAVTLLPDSRPDKVESGESQVRRFGRCYSLAWFALIPALLYGFMEASLNSNFPVYGLRIGYSTDQIAALLPFAGIGGLLLQFPLGLWSDRFGRKKVLILTGIGGGIAFALLPLAGDHFKVTMVLLMIAGGLVGSFFSLGLSLAADILPRHLLPAANVVASFHFSIGSIIGPGIGGLLMQVGWGGGIFGLMGALYIAFGLLGLFFSPRQKI from the coding sequence ATTCGAAGTAACAGCAAAATGAATTTCATGATTCTTATCACCGCTACTATAGCGGCTGGACTCAGCCAAGGAATGCTGCTTCCCGTATTATCCATTCTATTGGAGCAGAAAGGAGTTTCCTCTTCGCTTAATGGACTTAATGCAGCTGCTTTATACATAGGATCATTCGGAATGACCTTGATTGCTGAAAGAGTTCTCGGAGCGATTGGATTCAAAAAATTGATTGCTGGCGGGATAAGCTTAGTCTTAGTAAGCTTGCTCTTATTCCCCTTTTTTCCTGGAATCAAAATATGGTTTGTGTTACGTCTTCTTGTAGGTGTTGGTGATGCAGCTATCAATTATGCCGCCCAGCTATGGGTGCTGCTAATGACGCCTGCCGAGCATCGCGGACGAAATCTTTCCCTGTATGGGATGTCCTATGGTCTGGGCTTTAGCTTGGGGCCACTTGGAATTAGTCTGCTGCGCTTTGGTCAGGCAACACCCTTTATTGTTCTAGCTTTTCTTTTTTTGCTGGTCCTAATACTAGCCGTTACATTACTTCCGGATTCACGTCCAGATAAAGTTGAGAGTGGAGAAAGTCAGGTACGCCGGTTTGGACGTTGTTACAGTCTAGCGTGGTTCGCTTTAATTCCTGCACTCCTATACGGTTTCATGGAAGCAAGCTTAAACAGTAATTTTCCAGTGTATGGCCTCCGGATCGGATACAGCACGGATCAAATTGCAGCCTTATTGCCTTTTGCGGGCATTGGAGGACTGTTGTTACAATTCCCGCTAGGACTGTGGAGCGACCGTTTTGGTCGAAAGAAGGTATTGATTCTTACTGGGATTGGAGGCGGGATTGCCTTCGCATTACTGCCATTAGCAGGTGACCATTTCAAAGTGACTATGGTGCTGTTGATGATTGCTGGTGGACTTGTAGGCTCCTTTTTCTCGTTAGGGCTTAGTCTGGCTGCGGACATTTTACCACGACATTTACTGCCTGCTGCAAATGTGGTTGCTTCTTTTCATTTTAGTATAGGCAGTATTATAGGTCCAGGTATCGGCGGTTTGCTCATGCAAGTCGGCTGGGGCGGGGGGATTTTCGGCTTGATGGGCGCTTTATATATCGCCTTCGGATTGCTTGGGTTATTTTTCTCGCCACGGCAAAAAATTTGA
- a CDS encoding ArsR/SmtB family transcription factor, with the protein MEYELKIDVSPVYELLDSFMLYVTRKWISNLDIGPHWISDVEDRISPHKVTALMQAAEWPFTDYDVLYAWVYIRGPATSVQHFLDDLDSASIEECYQQIAPLIQEFTIEDALRIRSSYSPLLRLWYEQYFRHVEHKILPLLIEDASEKKMLESKMDPISLIEYASGGVVFEEITDLKTIVLLPTVHNRPINTYCFYKTMVIVQYPVDVPLEDENEPPMVLLRMTKALSDPTRLRLLRYVAHEPKSLWEMQSDLNQSREMLMHHLMILRVAGLLRIHLRGEQDERFSIRPDGASELQMFLESYIYL; encoded by the coding sequence ATGGAGTACGAATTAAAGATCGACGTATCGCCGGTTTATGAACTGCTGGACAGTTTTATGTTATATGTAACTAGAAAATGGATCTCCAATTTGGACATTGGTCCCCACTGGATAAGTGATGTGGAAGATCGCATTTCTCCTCATAAGGTAACAGCTTTAATGCAAGCCGCCGAGTGGCCTTTTACGGATTATGATGTGCTATATGCCTGGGTTTACATTCGAGGACCCGCAACTTCAGTGCAGCATTTCCTAGATGATCTGGATTCAGCCTCCATAGAAGAATGTTATCAGCAGATCGCTCCGCTCATTCAGGAGTTTACGATTGAAGATGCTTTGCGGATTCGGAGCAGCTATAGTCCACTCTTGCGTCTCTGGTACGAGCAATACTTCCGCCATGTGGAGCACAAAATATTACCGCTATTAATTGAAGATGCTTCTGAGAAAAAAATGCTTGAAAGCAAAATGGACCCCATTTCTCTAATTGAATACGCATCTGGCGGTGTAGTTTTCGAGGAGATCACGGATTTAAAGACGATTGTATTACTACCAACTGTTCATAATCGTCCGATTAACACCTACTGCTTCTACAAAACCATGGTGATCGTACAATATCCTGTAGATGTACCTTTAGAAGACGAAAATGAACCACCTATGGTGCTTTTGCGCATGACCAAGGCACTTTCCGACCCCACCAGACTTCGATTGCTTCGCTATGTCGCACATGAACCCAAGTCGTTGTGGGAGATGCAATCTGATCTGAATCAATCCAGAGAAATGCTGATGCATCACCTTATGATTCTACGAGTAGCCGGCCTACTCCGCATCCATCTTAGAGGTGAACAAGATGAACGTTTCAGTATTCGCCCTGACGGCGCATCAGAGCTGCAAATGTTCCTAGAGTCTTATATTTATCTATAG
- a CDS encoding HAD family hydrolase has product MKYMTQQVIFDLDDTLVHCNKYFDLILGQYFELMTDWFNEFGPSTSELRDKQIEIDVHTVNTSGLASDNFPKSLIATYRYFCAKYNRPTDRFQEQQLHKLGLSVYDQEIEAYPGMVETLDTLKQDGHHLFLYTGGDDTIQQRKIEQMKLDAYFDDRIYIRQHKNVEALENILTTQGFDRKRTWMIGNSLRTDVLPAVTAGINSIYLKQQNEWSYNLIELEQEMQQAVKTISSIHEVPPVIRTATLQKL; this is encoded by the coding sequence ATGAAATACATGACACAACAGGTGATTTTCGATCTAGATGATACACTGGTCCACTGCAACAAATATTTCGATCTGATTTTAGGGCAATATTTTGAGCTAATGACTGATTGGTTTAATGAATTTGGCCCAAGCACCAGTGAATTACGTGATAAACAAATAGAAATTGACGTGCACACGGTCAACACAAGTGGTCTTGCCAGCGATAATTTCCCTAAATCCCTAATCGCTACCTACCGCTATTTCTGCGCCAAATATAATCGTCCGACGGACCGTTTTCAAGAACAACAGTTACACAAGCTTGGACTAAGCGTCTATGATCAAGAAATCGAAGCTTACCCTGGCATGGTTGAAACGCTTGATACTCTGAAGCAGGATGGTCACCATTTATTCCTGTATACAGGTGGAGACGATACGATCCAACAACGTAAAATTGAGCAAATGAAGCTAGATGCTTACTTTGATGACCGGATCTATATTCGTCAACATAAAAATGTTGAGGCACTTGAAAATATTTTGACTACGCAAGGCTTTGACCGCAAACGCACCTGGATGATTGGTAACTCTTTACGTACAGATGTACTTCCGGCAGTAACCGCAGGCATTAACAGTATCTATCTGAAGCAACAGAATGAATGGAGCTATAACCTTATTGAACTGGAGCAAGAAATGCAACAAGCAGTGAAGACCATTTCCTCCATCCATGAGGTGCCTCCTGTTATTCGTACTGCTACCCTGCAGAAACTCTAG
- a CDS encoding DsbA family protein, with translation MNKKVKSNHSRTNKQMLPMLLGIVVVILVAVIVFILNDKTDSSEGLPNYTDVKGSIVVDGLKYEKQPHLGSPDAKIKVIEFADFKCPACKNWTEKYLDTFVKDYVDTGKVELFFMNFAFLDRDSYLAASAGEAIYKQSNEKFWEYLHKLYANQGDESKIWATQKFILNFVKDNIEGIDYAQFETDLKNHTYMFDVKEDFKIAGSYGVNGTPKFMVNGTLLPDSSYEGLTAAIEAQLAKSTE, from the coding sequence ATGAACAAGAAAGTGAAGTCCAACCATTCTCGAACTAACAAACAAATGCTTCCCATGCTCTTAGGTATAGTTGTTGTAATCCTTGTCGCTGTTATTGTCTTCATTCTAAATGACAAGACGGACAGTTCAGAGGGTTTACCTAACTACACTGATGTGAAGGGGAGCATTGTTGTTGATGGGCTGAAATATGAAAAGCAACCTCATCTTGGTAGTCCTGATGCCAAAATCAAAGTCATCGAATTTGCAGATTTCAAATGTCCTGCCTGCAAAAACTGGACGGAGAAATATCTGGATACGTTTGTTAAGGACTATGTGGATACCGGAAAAGTTGAGCTTTTCTTCATGAACTTTGCCTTCCTGGATCGAGATTCCTATCTTGCTGCAAGTGCAGGTGAAGCCATTTATAAGCAAAGCAACGAGAAATTCTGGGAATATCTCCATAAGCTGTACGCCAATCAAGGCGATGAAAGCAAAATATGGGCCACACAGAAGTTCATTCTAAATTTCGTCAAAGATAACATTGAAGGTATTGATTACGCACAATTCGAAACAGATCTCAAGAATCATACCTACATGTTCGACGTCAAAGAAGACTTCAAGATCGCGGGATCGTACGGGGTAAATGGTACACCTAAATTTATGGTAAACGGAACCCTGCTTCCTGACTCCTCCTATGAAGGGTTAACTGCAGCGATTGAAGCGCAGCTGGCTAAATCCACTGAATAA